The Pygocentrus nattereri isolate fPygNat1 chromosome 17, fPygNat1.pri, whole genome shotgun sequence genome window below encodes:
- the LOC119265794 gene encoding uncharacterized protein LOC119265794, protein MRTGRVWEYSLLRRIMQSPDTIGRMIEELESRGNAVVGIPTEAPTAAVPAVPDVPVEAPAESSSESSGELYQCPDTTKQGTSLRERMASLGYYKKHSLDHDLLVSFAKFLQFDMSNENFKQEVENVARFLYFMDPQQASLLFVRQHEKSREYFLKLSEAGLSKQTVQNYIKSVKRFLKFHTGSTDLCFTDRVLHEDCKNYISFLDNIQMATSKQVSKETTRKRFNTFQEGVLSSTQVTAVRAAAKKDFLAVIGKLHAGECSPGHQLTLTELQLVLYYLEAIVILEHAQRPGVVEHMTKSRNGSAEGEMTLVLVSLWWQ, encoded by the exons ATGCGCACTGGTCGTGTCTGGGAGTACTCTCTCCTCAGAAGGATCATGCAGAGCCCTGATACTATTGGCAG GATGATCGAGGAGCTGGAGAGCAGAGGAAACGCTGTGGTTGGCATCCCAACTGAAGCCCCGACTGCTGCTGTTCCAGCTGTTCCTGATGTTCCTGTCGAGGCTCCGGCTGAGTCCAGCTCAGAAAGCTCTGGGGAACTCTATCAGTG ccctGATACAACCAAGCAGGGAACTTCCCTTAGGGAGAGGATGGCAAGTTTGGGCTACTACAAGAAGCACTCGCTAGACCATGATCTCCTTGTCAGCTTCGCAAAGTTTCTACAGTTTGACATGTCGAACGAAAACTTCAAACAGGAG GTGGAGAATGTTGCAAGGTTCCTGTACTTCATGGACCCTCAGCAGGCCAGTCTCCTGTTTGTGCGACAGCATGAGAAGTCCCGAGAGTATTTCCTCAAGCTCTCAGAGGCCGGACTCAGCAAGCAGACGGTACAGAATTACATCAAGAGTGTTAAAAG GTTCTTGAAGTTCCACACGGGCAGCACTGACCTGTGCTTCACGGACAGAGTTCTGCACGAGGACTGCAAGAACTACATCTCATTCCTGGACAACATCCAGATGGCAACTTCAAAACAAGTCAGCAAGGAGACGACCAGGAAGAG ATTCAATACCTTCCAGGAGGGTGTTCTCTCTTCAACGCAGGTCACTGCAGTGCGGGCCGCTGCCAAGAAAGACTTCCTGGCTGTCATTGGGAAGCTGCATGCGGGAGAGTGCTCTCCAGGCCATCAGCTGACCCTGACAGAGTTGCAGCTGGTCCTCTATTACCTAGAGGCCATTGTGATTCTGGAGCATGCCCAGCGGCCTGGAGTTGTTGAGCACATGACTAA GTCACGGAATGGATCAGCCGAAGGAGAGATGACACTCGTCCTGGTTTCGTTGTGGTGGCAGTAA